One genomic region from Bacillus sp. SLBN-46 encodes:
- a CDS encoding YuiB family protein: MQMSIVVLIISIVLFFVLFFGIGFILNMLLRMSWVMAIVYPVVAILIVDKVRFVEYFTNSKVAFQELGQKFGSLATADILILISGLAGAIAAGFTIKLLRKNGYQMF, from the coding sequence CATTGTGGTGTTAATCATATCGATTGTGCTATTTTTTGTCTTATTTTTTGGAATTGGGTTTATCCTTAATATGCTGCTAAGAATGTCATGGGTAATGGCTATAGTGTACCCTGTAGTGGCAATTTTAATTGTAGATAAAGTCCGTTTTGTTGAATATTTTACAAATAGTAAAGTGGCCTTTCAGGAACTAGGGCAAAAGTTCGGTTCTTTAGCCACTGCAGATATTCTAATATTAATAAGTGGGTTAGCAGGGGCCATTGCTGCTGGTTTTACAATTAAGTTATTACGTAAAAATGGATATCAGATGTTCTAA
- a CDS encoding 3D domain-containing protein has protein sequence MNKTKNWIKRFALVCLFLMALLATFQSISGVNARTLINHFASGLSVSETASNTTSPSLEDAFDWSKYPKHTVTATGYTAGIESTGKSKGHPEYGITYSGVKVKRDLFSTVAADLNVFPIGTILFVPGYGYGVVADKGGAIKGNELDLYYETVEDVYNKWGKKQVDVYVVQKGNGKLTEEQLQALNEDKALQVFRQQYTSSEKR, from the coding sequence ATGAATAAAACAAAAAATTGGATTAAACGATTTGCTCTTGTATGTCTATTCTTAATGGCATTATTAGCAACCTTCCAATCCATCTCTGGCGTAAATGCAAGAACTCTAATTAATCATTTTGCGTCTGGACTTTCTGTAAGTGAAACTGCTTCAAACACAACGTCGCCATCGTTAGAGGATGCTTTTGATTGGTCAAAGTACCCTAAACATACAGTTACGGCCACAGGATATACAGCAGGGATTGAATCAACAGGTAAGAGCAAAGGACACCCCGAATATGGAATTACCTATTCCGGTGTAAAAGTAAAACGTGATTTATTCTCCACTGTTGCAGCTGATTTAAACGTTTTCCCTATTGGTACGATCCTATTTGTTCCAGGCTATGGATATGGGGTCGTCGCGGATAAAGGAGGAGCCATTAAAGGAAATGAGCTCGACCTTTATTACGAAACGGTTGAGGATGTTTATAACAAATGGGGCAAAAAACAGGTCGACGTGTATGTTGTTCAAAAAGGGAATGGTAAGCTCACTGAGGAACAGCTGCAGGCTTTAAATGAAGATAAGGCTCTGCAGGTTTTTCGTCAGCAGTATACAAGCTCAGAGAAAAGGTAA
- a CDS encoding leucyl aminopeptidase: protein MFHVKQELDFTTEHEGLVIGLFDKPEKFTGSLANLDERFDGQLTELVKSGDLSAKLKSITKVHSFGKIAAKRIWFVGLGKEKEVSFEKVRAAFGKLFKEIKASKLVETAIYLDSFITDKVDALDAAHALSEAFSLSTYQFEGYKQKSNEPEKKLENLTVYCNTNEEDLQASLNVGYAFGKGTNSARTLVNTPGNLLTASDMANYAKELAAKYDFELEILDKAEIEKLGMGAFLAVNQGSTEPPKMIVLKYQGKDEWKDVIGLVGKGITFDTGGYSIKTKAGIVGMKTDMGGAAAVLGAMEIIGEIRPEQNVVAVIPSTDNMISGGAFKPDDVITSMSGKTIEVLNTDAEGRLVLADAVTYAKHHGADYLVDVATLTGGVITALGLHTTGAMTNHESLYEQVLEASMEAGEKMWQLPLFDTEIERVRNSKVADLNNSPGSEGHALVAGAFIGEFAEGTPWVHLDIAGTATSSKDYDLGPAGATGVMTRTLALFVERFEPIGK, encoded by the coding sequence ATGTTTCACGTTAAACAAGAGTTGGATTTTACAACAGAGCATGAAGGTTTGGTTATCGGTTTGTTTGATAAACCCGAGAAATTTACTGGATCATTAGCCAATCTTGATGAGAGGTTTGATGGACAGCTTACCGAATTGGTTAAGTCCGGTGACCTTTCAGCAAAATTAAAAAGTATTACAAAAGTACATAGCTTTGGAAAAATTGCAGCAAAGCGCATTTGGTTTGTTGGATTAGGAAAAGAAAAAGAAGTATCCTTTGAAAAGGTTAGAGCCGCATTTGGTAAACTATTCAAGGAGATTAAAGCAAGTAAGCTTGTAGAAACAGCCATTTACTTAGATTCGTTTATTACAGACAAAGTAGATGCTTTGGATGCAGCACACGCATTAAGTGAGGCGTTTTCGTTATCTACCTATCAATTCGAAGGCTATAAGCAAAAGTCGAATGAGCCAGAGAAAAAATTAGAAAATCTGACTGTTTACTGTAACACTAATGAAGAAGATTTACAGGCATCATTGAATGTTGGTTATGCTTTTGGAAAAGGGACTAACTCGGCAAGGACACTTGTGAACACTCCAGGTAACTTACTAACTGCAAGTGATATGGCGAACTATGCTAAAGAGCTTGCAGCCAAGTATGATTTCGAACTGGAAATCTTAGATAAAGCAGAGATTGAAAAGCTTGGCATGGGTGCATTTCTTGCGGTTAATCAAGGGTCTACGGAGCCGCCTAAAATGATTGTTTTAAAATATCAAGGAAAAGACGAGTGGAAGGATGTCATTGGTCTTGTTGGAAAAGGGATTACCTTTGATACCGGTGGCTACTCGATTAAAACAAAGGCTGGAATCGTGGGCATGAAAACAGACATGGGCGGAGCGGCTGCTGTCCTTGGTGCTATGGAGATTATCGGAGAAATAAGACCAGAGCAAAACGTTGTAGCAGTCATTCCTTCAACAGATAATATGATTAGCGGTGGGGCGTTTAAGCCAGATGACGTCATTACGTCTATGAGTGGGAAAACCATAGAGGTGCTAAATACAGATGCAGAAGGCCGTCTTGTGCTAGCAGATGCTGTTACATATGCTAAGCATCATGGGGCGGATTATTTAGTGGATGTTGCCACATTAACTGGTGGCGTTATCACTGCACTAGGTCTGCATACAACAGGTGCAATGACGAACCATGAATCTTTATATGAACAAGTACTGGAAGCTTCGATGGAAGCGGGAGAAAAGATGTGGCAATTGCCGTTGTTTGACACCGAGATTGAACGTGTAAGAAACAGTAAAGTAGCTGACTTGAATAACTCTCCTGGCAGTGAAGGTCATGCATTAGTCGCTGGTGCGTTTATTGGCGAGTTTGCTGAAGGGACTCCATGGGTACACCTGGATATTGCAGGAACGGCTACTTCTTCGAAGGACTATGACCTGGGTCCAGCAGGTGCAACAGGAGTTATGACGCGTACGCTTGCTCTATTTGTTGAACGATTTGAACCGATTGGAAAATAA
- a CDS encoding hotdog fold thioesterase, with product MIKDTLIEALGIEITQLGEGKVTATMPVDERTRQPFGLLHGGASVALAETVASIGAYELVDKETEGVAGLEINANHVRPKTEGVVTAVGTVLHQGKSTMVWDIKITDEQDRLICVSRCTMAVIKLKK from the coding sequence ATGATAAAGGACACATTAATTGAAGCGCTCGGAATAGAGATTACTCAATTGGGAGAAGGGAAAGTCACTGCCACAATGCCAGTAGACGAGCGAACTCGCCAGCCATTTGGATTATTACACGGAGGCGCATCTGTTGCCTTAGCAGAAACAGTAGCAAGTATTGGAGCTTATGAATTAGTGGATAAAGAAACAGAGGGTGTGGCTGGATTAGAAATAAACGCAAACCATGTCCGTCCGAAAACCGAAGGAGTGGTTACGGCAGTAGGGACAGTTCTGCACCAAGGGAAATCAACGATGGTTTGGGATATTAAAATTACAGATGAACAAGACCGACTAATTTGTGTTTCTAGATGTACAATGGCAGTAATTAAATTAAAAAAATAA
- the kapD gene encoding 3'-5' exonuclease KapD gives MRTKKQYLFIDFEFTMPERNMRMKDFFAEIIEVGIVAVVDDEVTEQFSSYVTPLKFPKLSERCKSFLHISQQQVDKGLSIYELIKKLEEFNKNNYDTSIVTWGNMDMKVLRHNCLQAGMAFPFKAAAELDLSMEYKRFFGDQNQTGLWKAVQEYGKEGTGRHHRALDDALTTYNIFKLVEKDKRYLEKPKPTTIGDRIDFSKLLNEFA, from the coding sequence ATGAGAACGAAGAAACAATATTTATTTATTGATTTTGAGTTTACAATGCCTGAAAGAAATATGCGTATGAAGGACTTTTTTGCGGAAATCATCGAGGTTGGAATAGTTGCCGTAGTTGATGATGAGGTTACGGAACAATTTTCATCCTATGTTACACCACTTAAATTCCCAAAACTATCAGAACGCTGCAAATCATTCTTACATATTTCACAGCAGCAGGTCGATAAGGGGCTATCAATTTATGAACTTATAAAAAAGCTGGAGGAGTTCAATAAAAATAACTATGATACCTCTATTGTTACTTGGGGAAATATGGATATGAAGGTCTTACGGCATAATTGTTTACAGGCGGGTATGGCATTTCCTTTTAAGGCGGCAGCTGAATTAGACTTGTCTATGGAATATAAACGGTTCTTTGGTGATCAAAATCAAACCGGCCTATGGAAAGCTGTTCAGGAATATGGCAAAGAAGGGACAGGCAGGCACCACCGGGCATTAGATGATGCCTTGACTACCTACAATATATTCAAACTTGTTGAAAAGGATAAACGTTACTTGGAAAAACCAAAACCAACAACTATTGGGGATCGTATTGATTTTTCAAAGCTATTAAATGAATTTGCATAA
- a CDS encoding kinase-associated lipoprotein B translates to MSELQIGDIVTGIYKTGKYIGELTEVRPQHYLVRVLGVLKHPMQGDLHNPKDADVLIFHERRALAFREQANIPKQMVKKFEGEIPDYQESLKEAMAKMKKDLEVAPSEWAEMSLKALGALEKDYKL, encoded by the coding sequence GTGTCGGAGTTACAAATTGGTGATATTGTTACAGGTATATATAAAACTGGGAAATATATTGGGGAATTAACGGAAGTTCGCCCTCAGCATTATTTAGTAAGAGTTTTGGGTGTTCTTAAACACCCGATGCAAGGTGATCTACATAATCCCAAGGATGCTGATGTTCTTATTTTCCATGAAAGACGGGCACTTGCCTTTAGGGAGCAAGCTAATATTCCGAAACAGATGGTTAAAAAATTTGAAGGTGAGATCCCTGATTATCAGGAATCATTAAAAGAAGCTATGGCCAAAATGAAAAAAGACCTCGAGGTAGCTCCATCAGAATGGGCTGAAATGAGCTTAAAGGCGCTCGGAGCATTAGAAAAAGATTATAAGTTATAG
- a CDS encoding peptidylprolyl isomerase, whose amino-acid sequence MSKKLQIIVTLMTIVLVLAACGTSANKEEAKVKTATPKTEQKKGDEPVSNTVYPQLTTEVAENEKLVEMDTSMGKIKIKLFPEYAPKAVENFVKHSEEGYYDGLIFHRVINDFMIQGGDPNGNGTGGESIYGNPFEDEFSNNLFNLRGALSMANSGANTNGSQFFIVQKTSLDPSMKSEMEKAGYPKEMIEAYDKNGGTPWLDHKHTVFGQVIEGMDIVDKIANTPVDPKDKPEKDVIIKKITVLK is encoded by the coding sequence ATGAGTAAGAAATTGCAAATAATTGTCACATTAATGACAATCGTTCTAGTATTGGCAGCATGTGGGACAAGTGCAAACAAGGAAGAAGCAAAAGTGAAGACTGCCACGCCAAAAACAGAACAAAAGAAAGGAGACGAACCAGTGTCAAATACAGTGTATCCTCAGTTAACTACTGAAGTGGCTGAAAATGAGAAATTAGTTGAAATGGATACTTCCATGGGGAAAATCAAAATTAAATTATTCCCAGAATATGCACCAAAAGCAGTTGAGAACTTTGTGAAACATAGTGAAGAAGGGTATTACGACGGACTTATTTTTCATAGAGTGATAAATGACTTCATGATTCAGGGTGGAGACCCTAATGGAAATGGAACAGGTGGAGAAAGCATTTACGGCAATCCATTTGAAGATGAATTCTCTAATAATCTTTTCAATTTACGCGGAGCCCTTTCAATGGCTAACTCTGGTGCGAACACAAATGGAAGTCAGTTTTTTATTGTTCAAAAGACCTCTCTAGATCCATCTATGAAATCGGAAATGGAAAAAGCAGGTTATCCAAAAGAGATGATAGAAGCCTACGATAAAAATGGTGGAACACCATGGCTTGATCATAAACATACAGTTTTCGGTCAAGTGATTGAGGGGATGGATATTGTTGATAAGATTGCCAATACCCCAGTAGATCCAAAGGACAAGCCAGAAAAAGACGTAATCATCAAAAAAATTACCGTTTTAAAATAA
- a CDS encoding superoxide dismutase family protein, with protein MKKSWIIIPLLLLTGCMEKEIKKLDVEMFNASGDSLGTVSLAEQSSGVKMSVSLKGLPAGEHAIHIHEKGKCEAPDFKSAGNHFNPEKKEHGLLHPKGAHAGDLPNLIVEDSGSVTAELMAPNVTLKNGKKSLFTKEGTSIVVTEGKDDGMTQPTGDSGNRIACGEISKNKQGQKKAQEEKE; from the coding sequence ATGAAAAAAAGCTGGATTATTATACCACTTCTTTTGCTGACAGGATGCATGGAAAAGGAAATAAAAAAACTGGATGTTGAAATGTTCAATGCTTCGGGAGACTCACTAGGAACAGTTTCATTGGCCGAGCAATCCAGCGGTGTGAAAATGTCGGTAAGTTTAAAGGGTCTGCCAGCTGGCGAGCATGCCATTCATATTCATGAAAAGGGGAAATGTGAAGCACCTGATTTTAAATCAGCAGGTAATCATTTTAACCCAGAAAAAAAAGAACATGGGCTCCTTCATCCCAAAGGGGCACATGCTGGAGACTTGCCAAATTTAATTGTAGAGGATAGTGGGTCTGTTACGGCAGAGCTGATGGCGCCAAATGTAACGTTAAAGAATGGGAAGAAGTCGTTGTTTACAAAAGAAGGAACATCTATTGTCGTCACCGAAGGGAAGGATGATGGGATGACCCAGCCAACGGGTGACTCTGGAAATCGAATCGCTTGTGGTGAAATTTCAAAGAATAAACAAGGACAAAAAAAGGCGCAGGAAGAAAAAGAATAA
- a CDS encoding DHHA1 domain-containing protein gives MEQKLYYLDAYIQTFSAQIVKQEQGEQGQWYVVLDQTAFYPIGGGQPSDQGTIADRNVINVEEKEGEIRHYLETPLQEIEGIKEGRVDWERRFDHMQQHCGQHILSAAFDHLFQYKTVGFHLGAETLTIDLETETLTEHEVKRAEELANKIILENREIEVKWITEEELSQYALRKETKVKEDIRLVIIPDFDYNGCGGTHPKSTGEVSAIKILNWERQKKKIRLQFVCGHRVIKQLERKQKAMLELTKLLNAPEKEMEAAVSRLIENGKSLEKALEQARENLLQYEAKELLAKSEDAHQIVGEVFQNRPIQELQKLARLITAENDQVLVFIVSTNEGRLQLVCARGAAREENMKALVGEILPKINGKGGGNESFAQGGGDAHLPAEEILDLILARLK, from the coding sequence ATGGAACAAAAATTATATTACCTAGATGCGTACATACAAACGTTTTCTGCCCAAATAGTAAAACAAGAACAAGGTGAGCAAGGACAGTGGTATGTTGTTTTAGACCAGACAGCCTTTTATCCAATAGGTGGAGGACAGCCATCTGATCAAGGAACCATTGCGGATAGGAACGTTATCAATGTGGAAGAAAAAGAGGGAGAAATTCGTCATTACCTGGAAACCCCTTTACAGGAGATTGAAGGAATAAAAGAAGGGAGAGTTGATTGGGAAAGACGGTTCGATCATATGCAGCAGCATTGCGGACAGCATATTTTATCAGCAGCCTTTGATCATCTTTTTCAATATAAAACAGTTGGTTTTCATTTAGGCGCAGAGACGCTGACGATAGACCTTGAAACTGAAACTCTAACAGAACACGAAGTAAAAAGGGCAGAAGAACTTGCAAATAAAATTATTTTAGAAAATAGAGAGATTGAAGTGAAGTGGATAACGGAAGAAGAGTTATCCCAATATGCCCTTCGAAAAGAGACAAAGGTAAAAGAGGATATTCGACTTGTGATTATCCCGGATTTTGATTATAACGGCTGTGGTGGAACACATCCTAAATCAACTGGAGAGGTTAGCGCCATTAAAATATTAAATTGGGAAAGACAGAAGAAAAAGATTCGACTGCAATTTGTTTGCGGGCACCGAGTAATAAAGCAGCTTGAGAGAAAGCAAAAGGCGATGCTTGAATTAACTAAGCTACTCAATGCTCCCGAAAAAGAAATGGAAGCTGCTGTCAGTCGATTGATTGAAAACGGAAAAAGTTTGGAAAAGGCGTTGGAGCAAGCGAGGGAAAATTTACTTCAGTATGAAGCAAAGGAATTATTGGCCAAATCAGAGGACGCTCATCAAATAGTGGGTGAGGTATTTCAAAATCGCCCCATCCAAGAGCTGCAAAAGCTTGCTCGACTTATAACTGCGGAAAATGATCAGGTCCTAGTTTTCATTGTATCAACCAATGAAGGCAGGTTACAGCTTGTGTGTGCTAGGGGTGCCGCAAGAGAAGAGAATATGAAAGCATTGGTTGGAGAAATTCTACCAAAGATAAATGGAAAGGGCGGTGGAAATGAATCCTTTGCACAAGGCGGAGGAGATGCCCACCTACCAGCAGAAGAGATTCTTGATCTTATCCTAGCGCGTTTAAAATAG
- a CDS encoding PH domain-containing protein, which yields MGFLDGLMGNASEVNAAEVQREFGRVLAPAEQIEKAYKLIRDMFIFTNKRLILVDKQGLTGKKVEYHSIPYKSITHFSIETAGNFDLDAELKIWISGNALPLQKQFNKNLNIYELQSVLAEYVLK from the coding sequence GTGGGATTTTTAGATGGATTAATGGGTAATGCATCAGAAGTAAATGCCGCAGAAGTACAGCGGGAATTCGGACGAGTTCTAGCACCAGCTGAACAAATTGAAAAGGCATATAAACTAATTCGTGATATGTTTATTTTTACTAATAAACGATTAATATTAGTAGACAAACAAGGACTTACAGGGAAAAAGGTCGAGTACCATTCGATTCCTTATAAAAGCATTACACATTTCAGTATTGAAACAGCAGGTAACTTTGACTTAGATGCAGAACTAAAAATTTGGATCTCAGGGAATGCCCTTCCATTACAAAAGCAATTTAACAAAAATCTTAACATCTATGAACTTCAAAGTGTTCTTGCAGAATATGTTCTGAAATAA
- a CDS encoding DUF1871 family protein produces MRKELQTNLQYVDALNEWDPFQLKSGGYETEIADTVQAVHELNDTNKLAERIQAIYEFSFEKLIPMESCLKMADQLLTIKANESCSI; encoded by the coding sequence ATGAGAAAAGAGCTTCAAACAAACTTGCAATATGTGGATGCATTGAATGAGTGGGATCCATTTCAATTAAAGTCGGGCGGCTATGAAACAGAGATAGCTGATACCGTGCAAGCAGTGCATGAATTAAATGATACTAATAAGCTGGCTGAGCGAATTCAAGCCATTTATGAGTTCTCATTTGAAAAACTAATCCCGATGGAAAGCTGTTTGAAAATGGCAGATCAATTACTCACCATAAAAGCCAATGAATCTTGTTCTATCTAA
- a CDS encoding helix-turn-helix transcriptional regulator, with amino-acid sequence MNTIGHTIKTYRERVNMTQEELAQKVRVGTQTIEKYESGEQIPSNQTILKISTVLDIPATELLAHSE; translated from the coding sequence ATGAATACAATCGGCCACACCATTAAAACTTACCGCGAAAGAGTAAACATGACCCAAGAGGAACTAGCACAAAAGGTTAGAGTGGGGACGCAAACCATTGAAAAGTATGAATCTGGAGAACAAATCCCAAGTAACCAAACGATTCTAAAAATATCTACTGTTCTAGATATTCCTGCTACTGAATTATTAGCACATAGTGAGTGA
- the yugI gene encoding S1 domain-containing post-transcriptional regulator GSP13 — translation MSEKFETGSIVTGKVTGIQPYGAFVALDENTQGLVHISEITHGYVKDINEHLKVGDEIKVKVLSVDESAGKIGLSIRATEEAPVQQQQAVKAKKPRKRQAATIIPEADGQQGFNTLKDKLQEWIDQSQREEIKK, via the coding sequence ATGTCAGAAAAATTCGAAACAGGCAGTATAGTAACAGGTAAAGTAACGGGTATTCAACCATATGGTGCGTTCGTTGCGCTAGACGAAAATACACAAGGTCTTGTACACATCTCCGAAATCACGCACGGCTATGTAAAAGATATTAATGAACACCTTAAAGTTGGAGATGAAATCAAGGTTAAGGTATTATCTGTGGACGAAAGTGCTGGAAAAATCGGCTTATCTATTCGTGCAACAGAAGAAGCACCTGTTCAACAACAACAAGCTGTTAAAGCTAAGAAGCCTCGTAAGCGCCAGGCAGCAACAATTATTCCTGAAGCTGATGGTCAACAAGGTTTTAACACGTTAAAAGATAAGCTTCAAGAGTGGATTGATCAGTCACAACGCGAAGAAATCAAAAAATAA
- a CDS encoding ornithine--oxo-acid transaminase, with translation MQSNVNTSELIEKTEKYGANNYHPLPIVISRAEGVWVEDPEGNKYMDMLSAYSAVNQGHRHPKIIQALKDQADKVTLTSRAFHNDQLGPWYEKVSQLTNKEMVLPMNTGAEAVETAVKAARRWSYDVKGIAEDQAEIIACVGNFHGRTMTAVSLSSDPEYKRGFGPMLPGIKLIPYGDLEALKAAITPNTAAFLIEPIQGEAGIVIPPEGFIKQAMDLCKKNNVLFIADEIQAGLARTGKMFACEWEGIEPDMYILGKALGGGVFPISCVVANKDILGVFNPGSHGSTFGGNPMACAVSIAALDVLVDEQLAQKSLELGEYFISELKEIKNPKIKDVRGRGLFIGVELTEAARPYCEQLKDFGLLCKETHDTVIRFAPPLVITKEELDWAIERIVKVLG, from the coding sequence ATGCAATCCAACGTTAATACAAGTGAATTGATTGAGAAAACAGAGAAATATGGTGCAAATAACTATCATCCACTTCCAATTGTCATATCACGTGCAGAAGGTGTCTGGGTGGAAGACCCGGAAGGCAACAAATACATGGACATGCTTAGTGCATATTCTGCGGTAAACCAGGGTCATCGTCATCCAAAAATCATTCAAGCATTAAAGGATCAGGCAGACAAAGTCACATTAACTTCACGTGCCTTCCATAATGATCAGCTTGGCCCGTGGTATGAAAAAGTAAGCCAATTAACGAATAAAGAAATGGTCCTTCCAATGAATACAGGAGCAGAAGCTGTTGAGACGGCTGTAAAGGCAGCTCGCCGCTGGAGCTATGATGTGAAAGGGATTGCCGAAGACCAAGCAGAAATCATTGCTTGTGTAGGAAACTTCCACGGAAGAACAATGACAGCCGTTTCATTATCGTCCGATCCTGAATATAAACGTGGATTTGGTCCAATGCTTCCAGGAATTAAGCTCATTCCTTATGGAGATTTAGAGGCCTTAAAAGCAGCGATTACTCCAAATACAGCTGCATTCTTAATTGAACCGATTCAAGGTGAAGCTGGCATTGTCATTCCACCTGAAGGGTTTATCAAGCAAGCAATGGACCTTTGTAAGAAAAATAATGTTCTTTTTATAGCAGATGAAATTCAAGCGGGACTAGCACGTACTGGTAAAATGTTTGCATGTGAATGGGAGGGCATTGAACCGGACATGTATATTCTTGGCAAAGCACTTGGCGGGGGTGTTTTCCCCATTTCATGTGTCGTTGCCAATAAGGATATCTTGGGAGTATTTAATCCTGGTTCACATGGTTCTACTTTTGGCGGAAATCCAATGGCTTGTGCGGTTTCTATTGCAGCCTTAGATGTGCTGGTTGATGAACAGCTTGCACAAAAATCACTAGAACTTGGAGAATATTTTATTAGCGAATTAAAAGAAATTAAGAATCCTAAAATAAAGGACGTCCGAGGAAGAGGATTGTTCATCGGCGTAGAATTGACAGAAGCGGCTCGTCCGTATTGTGAACAATTAAAAGATTTTGGACTGCTATGTAAAGAAACTCATGATACAGTCATTCGTTTTGCACCTCCGCTCGTCATTACTAAAGAAGAGTTAGATTGGGCAATCGAACGGATTGTCAAAGTATTAGGTTAA
- a CDS encoding Glu/Leu/Phe/Val dehydrogenase: MGTNDGDGMEKEIINLLTSTQIVIHDALKKLGLNQEVYHLLEEPLRTMTVRIPTRMDDGSTKVYTGFRAQHNDAVGPTMGGVRFHPMVSEHEVKALSMWMSLKCGIADLPFGGGKGGIVCNPRTMSSGELERLSRGYVRAISQIVGPTKDIPAPDMYTNSQVMAWMMDEYSRLRQFDSPGFITGKPLVLGGSEGREKAGAKGVTICIEEAAKKRGITINGARVIIQGFGNAGSFIAKFLHEMGARIIGISDVYGALYNPDGLPIQYLLDRRDSFGTITTLFEGVITNQELLEQECDILIPAAVSNQITAENAHNIKAKIVVEAANGPTTFEATKILTERNIMLVPDVLAGAGGVTVSYFEWVQNNQGYYWSEEEVEFRLRKRIIQSFHDIYELAIARNINMRLAAYMVGVRKMAEASLFRGWL; the protein is encoded by the coding sequence ATGGGGACTAATGATGGAGATGGAATGGAAAAGGAAATAATCAACCTTCTTACATCAACGCAGATTGTTATTCATGATGCATTAAAAAAGCTAGGGCTTAATCAAGAAGTGTATCATTTGCTGGAAGAACCTTTAAGAACTATGACCGTACGAATACCCACTCGTATGGATGATGGTTCTACGAAAGTTTATACAGGCTTCCGTGCCCAGCATAATGATGCGGTTGGACCGACAATGGGCGGTGTCCGCTTTCACCCCATGGTAAGCGAACATGAAGTCAAAGCATTATCCATGTGGATGAGCTTGAAATGTGGGATTGCTGATTTACCCTTTGGTGGGGGCAAGGGCGGTATTGTATGTAACCCAAGGACCATGTCATCGGGGGAACTTGAACGTTTAAGCCGTGGATATGTTCGTGCAATCAGCCAAATCGTTGGGCCGACGAAGGATATACCGGCACCAGATATGTATACAAATTCGCAGGTTATGGCATGGATGATGGATGAATATAGCCGTCTCCGCCAATTTGACTCTCCCGGCTTTATAACGGGGAAACCGCTCGTGCTTGGAGGATCTGAGGGTCGGGAAAAAGCAGGAGCAAAGGGCGTAACGATTTGTATTGAAGAAGCAGCCAAAAAACGTGGAATTACCATAAATGGTGCCCGAGTTATTATTCAGGGTTTTGGAAATGCGGGAAGTTTTATTGCGAAATTTCTTCATGAAATGGGTGCCAGGATTATTGGAATCTCAGATGTCTATGGCGCACTGTATAATCCTGACGGCTTGCCAATTCAATATTTATTAGACCGTCGCGATAGCTTTGGTACTATAACTACCCTTTTTGAGGGCGTGATTACCAATCAAGAACTGCTTGAACAGGAATGTGATATTTTAATACCAGCTGCTGTTTCGAATCAAATTACTGCTGAAAATGCTCATAATATTAAAGCGAAGATTGTAGTAGAAGCCGCCAATGGCCCTACTACATTTGAAGCAACAAAAATACTAACAGAGCGTAATATTATGCTTGTTCCAGATGTACTTGCAGGTGCCGGTGGTGTTACCGTTTCCTATTTTGAGTGGGTCCAAAACAATCAAGGATATTATTGGAGTGAGGAAGAGGTTGAGTTCAGATTGAGGAAAAGAATCATCCAATCCTTCCATGATATTTATGAGCTTGCCATAGCACGGAATATTAATATGCGGTTAGCTGCTTATATGGTGGGCGTAAGAAAAATGGCAGAGGCATCCTTATTCAGAGGATGGTTATAA
- a CDS encoding DUF378 domain-containing protein: protein MSSIQRIALVLTIIGAINWGLIGFFQFDLVASIFGGQDSALSRIIYGLVGIAGLINLGLLFKPNEERVREPETDRV from the coding sequence ATGAGTTCTATTCAACGTATAGCACTAGTTCTTACTATTATTGGCGCCATTAATTGGGGCTTAATTGGCTTCTTTCAATTTGATCTTGTCGCTAGCATATTTGGTGGCCAAGATTCTGCCCTCTCTAGAATTATCTACGGTTTAGTAGGTATTGCTGGATTGATCAACCTTGGTCTTCTCTTTAAACCAAACGAAGAACGTGTAAGAGAGCCAGAAACGGATCGAGTGTAA